The segment CCCAGTTCCAGGGAAGCCTCAATATTGGGATGCTGCTTCAGAAAAGTAGCCAGTGGAGTAGGCAGTAAATAACTGCCCATAGTTGTGCAGGCGCCAATACTCAGCTTACCGATATGAAGGCCCTGTAATTCCTGGAGGGTTCTGTCAGCCTCATCGGCCAGCCGCAACATCTGTTCAACATATTCAAACAACCTGCGGCCCGCTTCACTCAGGTAAACACCACGGCTGTGCCTGTTGAACAGGCTTATCCCTACTGATTTTTCAAGGGATTCAATCTGGCGTGACAGGGCCGGCTGAGTAATATGAAGTTTTTCGGCTCCTTTACTGAAGCTGCCGGATCTGGCGATTTCATAAAAAGCCCTGAGCTGGGATAACTCCATAAATCCACCACCTGATGATATAATGTATTATTATAGCTGCTATGATGATTATGCATTTCTATTATATCACTACATGTGGTAATATGTAAAATATAAGTTCTGTGGGAAAAGAGGGTAATAGCATTGAAAGAGAAACCTACTGTCAGGTTAACCAGTTTTTCGCCGGGTTCGGGCTGAGCCTGCAAAATAGATCCGGCGGATCTAAAACAGATTCTGACGAGCCTCCCCAAAATCAAGGATAAACGTTTTTATACGGAGGGCGCTGATGATGCGGCGGTCTTTAAAGTCAGTGAAGAATTGGCAATGGTCCAGACCGTTGATTTTATCACCCCGGTTTTAAACGACCCCTACTCCTTTGGAGCAGTAGCAGCTGCAAATGCCTTAAGTGATATCTATGCCATGGGGGCGGAACCGGTTTTTGCTTTAAACATCGTCTGTTTTCCCGTAAAAAGCCTGGCTGTCAGTATCCTTGAGGAGATCCTGCGCGGCGGGGCTGATATTGCTTTAAAGGCCGGGGTCACCGTTGCAGGGGGACATTCTGTGGAAGACAATGCTCCCAAGTATGGGATGGCTGTTACGGGTACGGTAAATCCCGAAAAGCTGTTATTTAAAAAGGGGGCGCGGCCCGGTGATAAGCTGTACCTGACCAAGCCTTTAGGGTCAGGAATAATAACAACTGCCATCGACCGCGATTTAGCCGGTACAGAGCTGACAGCAAAGGTCTATGACCTGATGGTGGAGCTGAACCGTGGCGCAGCCACTGCAATGTTGGAAGTTGGTGTCAATGCCTGTACTGATGTGAGCGGGTTTGGCTTCCTGGGCCATCTTTATGAGATGTTAACAGCAGGTGGGATAAGTGCGCAGATTTATACCGGCTCCGTACCGGTTATTGATGAGGTTTGGGACCTGGTCCGTTCCGGTATCGTACCAGCCGGAACTCATAATAATTATCGTTACCTGGCAGAAAAAGTGAAATCAGATAACGTAATGCCTGAAACCAGAACGGTTTTATGTGATTCCCAGACTTCGGGCGGATTGTTAATTGCAGTGACACCGGAAAAGGCAGAGAAGCTGGAAGAGTCGCTGATTAGAGAAGGATGCCTGGCAGCGGCGTGTGTTGGGGAAATCACAGGCGGGCCTTCAGGTATTATTGAACTTTTGCCATAGCGCAAAAATACGCTGTCTGATGACAGATGGTGAAATGAAAGGAGGGATAATGTGAAGTATCTTTTTATAGTTAATGACGGTCCCTATGGAACAGAAAAGGCCTATAATGCACTTAGGCTGGCCATGGTCATGCAAAAAGAGGTTGCTGCCGATGTCAGGGTTTTTCTGATGGCTGATGCTGTTGGCAATGCTGTAACAGGCCAGAATACGCCACAGGGTTATTATAATATTGAGCGCATGCTTAAGGGAATCCTGGTTAAAGGCGGGAAAGTCAAGTTGTGAGGGACCTGTATGGACGCTCGGGGACTGAGCGAAGTACAAATGGTCGAGGGAACTGAAAGAAGCAACATGATAGAATTGGCCCATTGGATGGAAGAGGCGGACAAGGTTGCAACATTTTAGCCAGGGTCCAAACATTCAGTTTTTACCGGAGGCTGCAGGCCTCCGGTAAAGTTTAAGGAGGTAAAAACTATGGCTTACAAAATAGTCATTCTGGGTGGAGGACCGGGAGGTTATGTGGCTGCCATCAGGGCTGCACAACTGGGTGCAAAGGTCATGGTGGTGGAAAAAGACCGTTTGGGCGGAACCTGCCTTAACAGGGGCTGCATTCCTACCAAGGCGTTGGTTTCCGGGACGGAAGTACTCCGAGGCCTTAGAAATAGTCGGGAATTTGGCATTGATGCCGGTAACCCGGTGATAGATTTTCCCCGTTTCATGAAGCGCAAGGACCAGGTGGTCCAAAGACTGGTTACCGGTATCAACTACCTGTTTAAAAAGCACAAGATTGAGACAGTAAAAGGCACCGGAAAACTGTTGTCTCCAAACAGTGTTCAAATTGACAAGGAGGATGGCAGCAGTGAAAAGGTACAGGCTGAGAACATAATTATAGCAACCGGCTCCAGACCGGCTGTCAATCCCTCATGGGGTTATGACGGGACAACAGTGTTAACAAGTGATGAAATCCTTAACCTGACGGAATGCCCTAAGAGCTTGCTCATAATCGGCGGCGGAGTCATTGGGTGTGAATTTGCCGGTATTTTTGCGGAGCTTGGCGCCGAGGTTACCATTGTGGAAATAATGCCTTCAATACTCAGCGGTATCGACAAGGAAGCGGCCAGGTTAATGCAGACTCTCTTTAAAAAGCAGGGGATTACTCTAAAGACCGGAACCGGAATCCAACAAGTAACCAAGGGTCAGGATGGTGTTGCGGTGACACTGGAGACCGGGGAGGAAATCAGGGCTGATCAGATGCTGGTTTCTGTTGGGCGGGCTTTTAATACTGAAGGTATAGGTCTGGACAATGTTGGTGTGAAGACCGGCCTCAAGGGCGAAATACCGGTCAATTCCAGGATGCAGACCGGTGTCGGGAATATCTACGCCATTGGTGATGTAACCAATAAGATACAGCTTGCCCATGTGGCCTCAGCCCAGGGTATTGCTGCAGTGGAAAATATCATGGGTATGGAAACTGAAATGGACTATACTGTGGTGCCCAACTGTATTTTTTCTTATCCGGAAGTGGCTTCAGTTGGGATAACCGGCCAAATGGCTGAAGAGCAGGGTATTGCCGCAAAAGCAGGAAAATTTCCTTTTATGGCTGTCGGCAGGGCTCTGGCAGCAGGACAGGCAGAAGGCTTTGTAAAAATCATTGCAGACCCGGTAACTGATAAAATTCTTGGGGTAACAATTGTCGGACCACATGCGTCAGATCTGATAGCTGAAGCAGCCCTGGCAGTAAAACTGGGGGCAACTGCTGCCCAGCTTGCCGGTACAATCCATGCTCATCCTACCTTGGCGGAAGCAGTAATGGAAGCCGCAGAGGCTGTACATGGACGCAGCATTCATATTTGATATGTTAATCTGTCATAACTAATATGATAAATATGCATTTCAATTATATTTAAGGTTATGGTAAGATAGGAACAACTTTAAAGGTAGGCCCGCAAGTACTACTATAAAAAGTACTACAGAAAGGAGAAAGTATCTAATGAAGTTTAATCCATTCAAATTCCAGGTACCTTTGGCTGCAGGAGGTATCACACTAATGGCCTTTAATTATCTGCAGTTTGCCGTACCTCATGGAGAGGGACTAATCAAATTGTCAGATATGCCCTGGGGAGGGTTTAGTACAGTTCAAAATCTGTTGTACCTTTTTTTAACCGGAATTATGTTGACTTTTACAGTGATTAGCTTGGTATCCACAGTTGTTCTTTTGAAAAGTTTAACAGTATGGCTTTTTAACAGGGAGGAATACAACGCTTTCATGAATGGGCCGCCCACCATGAGTATTGGTATTTTTGTTCCCATTGCCTCCATGTCAATGATTGCAAATGTGGTTTTGGCTCCCTTGGCTTTTTTTATCCCTCAAATATCGTCAAATCTGCAATCTTTGATGCTGCCCGGCTTTATTCTCTTTGGTTGTCTCTGGTTTATTCTGTTTACACTTGAATTCAAGTTTCTGAAGAACTGGTTAACCCGGCCGCTTGATGGAGCGAAATTGAATTTTGTGTGGCTGCTTGATGTCTTCGCCTTCGGTCTGGTTAATCTGACCGGTACCGGCATAGCCTCCATGTCAGCCAACAAAGAGCTTTCGTCTATAGCTGCCTTCGGGTCTCTGCTGGCTTTGAGTGTTGGTTTGTTTTTACTGGTAACTAAACTTAGTTATTTAGTTTACCTGCAGCTAAAATCTGTCAGTCTGCCGCAGAACCCCGTACTGCCCAGTTATTTCATTATGATTCCAATTACCTGTCTGTTTGGCATAAGTCTCCTGAGGTTTACAGATTATTTGCAGGTGCATTTTGGCTTTAATACAGAGGTTATCTCGTTCTTTTTAATCAATTTTTCATATGTCGCTGCAATTGGCTGGGGGATTTTCAGTGTTTATTTACTCAGCAGCTACTTTAAGGAATATTTCTATAGCAGTGAATTTTCCGCAACCCAGTGGGCGATGGTCTGAGCTTTCGTTGGCTCCCAAGTTTTGGGGGTTTATGTGTACGCAAATTATTTTCCCAATGCAGTACTTTCTGCCGTAAACTATATCAGCGTTATATTTGCATCAATCATGTATGCTGTTGTTTTTGGCAAGTTCTATCAAGCCCATAAAGTTAAGTGAATAGGAGAAACAGCTCCCAATATAATTAAGTGGGGTGGTTAGATGGATTCAGGTGTAGTTCTCTACTACAAGCCCTGGACAATATTCTGGGTAATTCAGTCTCTTGGACTACTACTATTAATAGTAGGATTGGTCAATAAATTCTCCTTTTATTTCAGCGGAAAAGGCAGACTACTTTATCGACAGCCTGACTGCAGAGCAATGTTCGCCGCCTTTTTCCGGGAAGTATTGTTTCAGAAACATATAGCCCAAAGAAGCTTTTTGCGCTGGTCAGTTCATATGCTGGTTTTTTGGGGCTTTATCGGACTAATGTCTCTCTCGGCAATAGCGGTGGCTTTGGAGACCGTTATTCCGGAAAGCTCCGGCATCAGCCAATATATGCTTCACGGCCAGGGCCACAACTATTATAAGCTGGCCGGAGACCTTTTTGGACTAATGCTGTTAGCCGGGGTGGCAGCTGCTTTCCTGAGAAGGTTTGTTTTCCGGGCCGAACAACTAAATACAGACTCTACTGATACGATAACATTGGTTTTTCTGTTTCTGTTGGTGATTACCGGGTTCTTCCTGGAGGCTGTGCGGATTGCGCTGTCCGGACCTGTACCCGGACTGGAGTATTCCTTTATTGGATACCGGTTGTCTGGATTTGCTTTATTTAAGGGGGAGTGGGTTCGTGCTGCGGCATCTGTGATCTGGATTACGCATGCCGTACTTACTGCCGCCATGTTGGCTTATTTTCCCCACAGCAAGTTTATGCACATCATCAATAGTCCGGCAGAAATTATCTTAAATGCTTCCGAAGAACGGGTAAGGGGTGATTTATATATATGAAAAAGAGTAATAGTAAAATACCTTTGGATAAATTAAGTCCCCGCCGGTTGATGTGCCTGGATGCCTGTACCAGGTGCGGAGAATGTCAGAATTGGTGCCCGGTGTATAGTCTTACGGAAAATGAAAAAGTTACTCCCAGGGCTAAAATAAAGAATTTCAAGTCTATCTTAAAAGCGCAGAACGGATTTCTGGGATTATTCAAATCTGACATTAGTCAGGATACCCTGTCAGACTTTTTGACAGGTCTGTATGAGTGTTCCTGCTGCAACCAGTGCCATTTCGTCTGTCCGTCAAGAATTGATACTGTTGAATTATGGGAAGATGTCCGGGAGGCCATGTTCAGGTCCGGATTAGGGCCAATTCCTGAACAAAGAACCTTCTGTGAGAATCTGGTCAAATTCGGGAATCCCTATAAAAAGGAACAGTCAGCCCGGACCGACTGGATAGAAGCCGGCCTTCAGGATGGAACACTGCTGTCCAGGCCGGAACTGATTACGGAAAATAAGGCTTCCGTGCTGCTGTTTATAGGTTGTACAGCAACCTTTGATGAAAAGGTAAGCAGAATTGCCAAACATACGGTTAATATCCTTAACGAGGCAGGAGTTAAGTTTGGGATTTTGGGGACAGCGGAAAACTGCTGTTATGGCAAGCTGCGCCGGATGGGAGATCCGACCTTTAAACAGTTGGCACAGCAAAACATCGAAAAGCTGAACAGTTTGGGATTTGATACTCTGGTTTCTGCATGTGCAGGGTGTTTTAAAACCCTTAACGCTGATTATCCCAAGGTTGGGGAGCAAAAATATAAGATTTATCATCTTTCTGAGTATCTTGACATTCTAATCCGGCAGGGACAAATCAAGTTAAAGGAGCCTATTCCAGGAAAAGTCACCTACCATGACCCCTGCCTGCTGGGACGGCACAACAATATTTACGACGCCCCGCGCCGGGTGGTTGAGGCAATTCCCGGAATGGAGTTCGTTGAAATGGAAAAAACCAGGCAGTTCTCAAGGTGCTGCGGGGTCGGCGGAGGCCTGAAGATTGCTAACCACGATTTGCAGGAAGCGGCATCGGTCCGCCGCATCAGAGATGCTGAGGAAACCGGAGCCGAGTATCTGACAACTCCATGCCCGACCTGCTTTTCAGGACTGTCAGGCGGCGCCTCAATAGCTGAATCAAAACTTAAAGTTATTCATATGGCAGAACTGGTGGCCAGGGCAATGGGAATTGCAACTGCTTCAAAAGACTAAAATTCGAAAAAACTTCCCACATATCTACAATCATTTCGGCCGGAAAATAGAGGGATTCCCCCGCTATATAACGAAAAAAAAGTAAGCTCCGAACAAAATTCAGACAATTCGTAAAAATTATGAATTAATAGAAAAGGGGATTCCGAAAAACAAGTGAAAAATGATGTATTTCCGGGGTATGATATTAGGAAGACCATCGCTTTGGTTTTTTCTTTGCTGATCACTTCTTCAGTGGTTTTAGGCAGCATTTTTTTAATCGGATTTAATTTACATCATAATATGAGTACAGCGCTGACCGGCCTGGAAGCATGGTCCGGATGCATGCCTGTTTTAGCGCTGCTGGCGGTTCCGCTGGGAGGTATTATCATAACTTCCGGAATCATTTTCAGGTATTTACACAGTACCCTGAAGCGTATTTACAGGATAACGGAGAGCTTGGATGAGGCCTCGGCAGGGAACTTCACAAATGTAATTGTAGATGACGGAACCGATGAAATTGCACATCTGGCCGCCTCCATCAATGATATGGTTGGGAAAATCCGGGAGTATCATGAAGATGACAAACGGATGCTGGAAGATCACTTCATGTATGAAAAGCTTACTGCTATCGGGGAGACTGCAGCAGGTACAGCCCATGAAATCCGGAACCCGCTTACAAGTATAAAGGGCTTCACATATCTTCTTCAGGACAAGTTTAAACACGGGGAACAAGGATGGGAATATGCGCAGATAATTAAAAAAGAGGTTCAGCATATTGAGGGTATTATCAACCAGTTCCTGATGATGGCGGTACCGACTTTCCCGGTGATGAAACAAAGCAGCATCCATGAATTAATTGACCAACTGCTGCCTGATACTGCCATGTATGCAGTTGATAACGGGGTTTTAATAGAAACAGATTTTTCCGGAGGCCTGCCTGAGGTTTACATCGACCGCCCGCAGATTACGCAGTTGGTTAGCAATTTATGCAGAAACTCGATTCAGGCCATGCCATATGGGGGGACCTTAAAAATTCAGACCAGGTTTTCAGGTGAGGAAAATATGGTCACCTTGATAATTAGTGATACCGGAACCGGAATTTCCCCCGATGTTCTCAACCGGATAGCCGACCCTTTTTTCACAACCAGAGAGGAGGCTGCCGGACTGGGACTGACAGTATGTTATCGGATTGTTCAGAATCACGATGGCATCATGCAGGTTAATTCTATTGAAGGTGTTGGCACAACCTGCATAGTAAAATTGCCTGTCCGGTAACACTAGAGAAATTCATCTGTTAATGGAGTGGCAGATATGTTGCGGAACGACTGGAGTCGTTGTAAAGCAATGTGTCTGCCGCTTCCTGTGCTTTAGGCAAAAATACTTCATTTAATTATGAAACACTGTCTGTACATGATAAATGTAATGGGGGTGATAATAATATAAAGTG is part of the Phosphitispora fastidiosa genome and harbors:
- the lpdA gene encoding dihydrolipoyl dehydrogenase; protein product: MAYKIVILGGGPGGYVAAIRAAQLGAKVMVVEKDRLGGTCLNRGCIPTKALVSGTEVLRGLRNSREFGIDAGNPVIDFPRFMKRKDQVVQRLVTGINYLFKKHKIETVKGTGKLLSPNSVQIDKEDGSSEKVQAENIIIATGSRPAVNPSWGYDGTTVLTSDEILNLTECPKSLLIIGGGVIGCEFAGIFAELGAEVTIVEIMPSILSGIDKEAARLMQTLFKKQGITLKTGTGIQQVTKGQDGVAVTLETGEEIRADQMLVSVGRAFNTEGIGLDNVGVKTGLKGEIPVNSRMQTGVGNIYAIGDVTNKIQLAHVASAQGIAAVENIMGMETEMDYTVVPNCIFSYPEVASVGITGQMAEEQGIAAKAGKFPFMAVGRALAAGQAEGFVKIIADPVTDKILGVTIVGPHASDLIAEAALAVKLGATAAQLAGTIHAHPTLAEAVMEAAEAVHGRSIHI
- a CDS encoding respiratory nitrate reductase subunit gamma; the protein is MDSGVVLYYKPWTIFWVIQSLGLLLLIVGLVNKFSFYFSGKGRLLYRQPDCRAMFAAFFREVLFQKHIAQRSFLRWSVHMLVFWGFIGLMSLSAIAVALETVIPESSGISQYMLHGQGHNYYKLAGDLFGLMLLAGVAAAFLRRFVFRAEQLNTDSTDTITLVFLFLLVITGFFLEAVRIALSGPVPGLEYSFIGYRLSGFALFKGEWVRAAASVIWITHAVLTAAMLAYFPHSKFMHIINSPAEIILNASEERVRGDLYI
- a CDS encoding (Fe-S)-binding protein — encoded protein: MKKSNSKIPLDKLSPRRLMCLDACTRCGECQNWCPVYSLTENEKVTPRAKIKNFKSILKAQNGFLGLFKSDISQDTLSDFLTGLYECSCCNQCHFVCPSRIDTVELWEDVREAMFRSGLGPIPEQRTFCENLVKFGNPYKKEQSARTDWIEAGLQDGTLLSRPELITENKASVLLFIGCTATFDEKVSRIAKHTVNILNEAGVKFGILGTAENCCYGKLRRMGDPTFKQLAQQNIEKLNSLGFDTLVSACAGCFKTLNADYPKVGEQKYKIYHLSEYLDILIRQGQIKLKEPIPGKVTYHDPCLLGRHNNIYDAPRRVVEAIPGMEFVEMEKTRQFSRCCGVGGGLKIANHDLQEAASVRRIRDAEETGAEYLTTPCPTCFSGLSGGASIAESKLKVIHMAELVARAMGIATASKD
- a CDS encoding HAMP domain-containing sensor histidine kinase; translated protein: MKNDVFPGYDIRKTIALVFSLLITSSVVLGSIFLIGFNLHHNMSTALTGLEAWSGCMPVLALLAVPLGGIIITSGIIFRYLHSTLKRIYRITESLDEASAGNFTNVIVDDGTDEIAHLAASINDMVGKIREYHEDDKRMLEDHFMYEKLTAIGETAAGTAHEIRNPLTSIKGFTYLLQDKFKHGEQGWEYAQIIKKEVQHIEGIINQFLMMAVPTFPVMKQSSIHELIDQLLPDTAMYAVDNGVLIETDFSGGLPEVYIDRPQITQLVSNLCRNSIQAMPYGGTLKIQTRFSGEENMVTLIISDTGTGISPDVLNRIADPFFTTREEAAGLGLTVCYRIVQNHDGIMQVNSIEGVGTTCIVKLPVR
- the selD gene encoding selenide, water dikinase SelD, coding for MKEKPTVRLTSFSPGSGUACKIDPADLKQILTSLPKIKDKRFYTEGADDAAVFKVSEELAMVQTVDFITPVLNDPYSFGAVAAANALSDIYAMGAEPVFALNIVCFPVKSLAVSILEEILRGGADIALKAGVTVAGGHSVEDNAPKYGMAVTGTVNPEKLLFKKGARPGDKLYLTKPLGSGIITTAIDRDLAGTELTAKVYDLMVELNRGAATAMLEVGVNACTDVSGFGFLGHLYEMLTAGGISAQIYTGSVPVIDEVWDLVRSGIVPAGTHNNYRYLAEKVKSDNVMPETRTVLCDSQTSGGLLIAVTPEKAEKLEESLIREGCLAAACVGEITGGPSGIIELLP
- the tsoY gene encoding selenoprotein TsoY; amino-acid sequence: MKFNPFKFQVPLAAGGITLMAFNYLQFAVPHGEGLIKLSDMPWGGFSTVQNLLYLFLTGIMLTFTVISLVSTVVLLKSLTVWLFNREEYNAFMNGPPTMSIGIFVPIASMSMIANVVLAPLAFFIPQISSNLQSLMLPGFILFGCLWFILFTLEFKFLKNWLTRPLDGAKLNFVWLLDVFAFGLVNLTGTGIASMSANKELSSIAAFGSLLALSVGLFLLVTKLSYLVYLQLKSVSLPQNPVLPSYFIMIPITCLFGISLLRFTDYLQVHFGFNTEVISFFLINFSYVAAIGWGIFSVYLLSSYFKEYFYSSEFSATQWAMVUAFVGSQVLGVYVYANYFPNAVLSAVNYISVIFASIMYAVVFGKFYQAHKVK